A single region of the Streptomyces virginiae genome encodes:
- a CDS encoding YhjD/YihY/BrkB family envelope integrity protein, whose product MELMHRAMGFAALGFLTLVPLLVVVAAAAPGSGSGFGRWLGQALGVTEASRVRVEMLFGAADLALERTTAFGLAALAVFGLTFGSAVQTGYEKVWDLPTARWHTMWLHVVWLALLVCYLGLLVGIPSPSDNAFGTILGALGDLVGTCLFFIASQRLLLGGRVRWRALVPGAVATSLGLLGLRIFSQLVFSPLIASNAVIYGPFGTLLVVQSWLVGVGFVVYGGALVGRLVHEHLTLRRLRRGGLFPPEDPAAHPPHPG is encoded by the coding sequence ATGGAGCTGATGCACCGGGCGATGGGCTTCGCGGCTCTCGGCTTCCTCACCCTGGTGCCGCTGCTGGTGGTCGTGGCGGCCGCCGCGCCCGGGAGCGGCTCGGGCTTCGGCCGCTGGCTGGGGCAGGCCCTCGGGGTGACGGAGGCCTCGCGGGTCCGGGTGGAGATGTTGTTCGGAGCCGCGGACCTGGCGCTGGAGCGGACGACCGCGTTCGGTCTGGCCGCGCTCGCGGTGTTCGGCCTGACCTTCGGGTCGGCTGTCCAGACCGGCTACGAGAAGGTCTGGGACCTGCCGACCGCGCGCTGGCACACGATGTGGCTGCACGTCGTCTGGCTCGCGCTGCTGGTCTGCTACCTCGGCCTGCTCGTGGGGATCCCCTCGCCGTCGGACAACGCCTTCGGCACGATCCTCGGCGCGCTGGGCGACCTCGTCGGCACCTGTCTGTTCTTCATCGCCTCGCAGCGCCTGCTGCTCGGCGGCCGGGTCCGCTGGCGCGCCCTGGTGCCGGGAGCGGTGGCGACCAGCCTCGGGCTGTTGGGGCTGCGGATCTTCTCGCAGCTGGTGTTCTCCCCGCTCATCGCCTCCAACGCGGTGATCTACGGCCCCTTCGGCACCCTGCTCGTCGTCCAGTCCTGGCTGGTCGGCGTCGGCTTCGTGGTCTACGGCGGCGCGCTCGTCGGCCGTCTCGTGCACGAGCACCTCACCCTGCGGCGGCTGCGGCGCGGCGGGCTCTTCCCGCCCGAGGACCCCGCCGCACACCCTCCGCACCCCGGCTGA